The Candidatus Phaeomarinobacter ectocarpi genome includes a region encoding these proteins:
- the dapE gene encoding succinyl-diaminopimelate desuccinylase, which yields MTDTSTSIDPVAFAAELIRCPSVTPAEGGALDLLETRLAALGFTCHRLPFEEPGEDRVDNLYARIGTTAPHLCFAGHTDVVPTGNARDWQVGPFEGKVEDGVLWGRGASDMKGSIASFAAAAANHIAANGTDAGSISFLITGDEEGPAVNGTIKMLDWLERHDEQIDHCIVGEPSNPHELGEMIKIGRRGSVNMVITTQGKQGHVAYPHLADNPVPHLVAALAALDALELDQGTEHFQPSNLEITTIDVANDATNVIPATARARINIRFNDTHTGASLIELVEKTVADIAEARGATISVSAKISGESFVTQPGPFVELVAKSVESVVGRRPELSTTGGTSDARFIKNHCPVLEFGLVGETMHKVDERVAVQDVEMLAAVYATVVEGYFAKASDFAAERQGRP from the coding sequence GTGACAGACACCTCCACCAGTATTGACCCCGTCGCCTTCGCCGCTGAGCTGATCCGCTGCCCAAGCGTGACACCCGCAGAAGGTGGTGCGCTTGATCTGTTGGAGACGCGTCTGGCGGCCCTCGGCTTCACTTGCCACAGGCTGCCGTTCGAGGAACCCGGTGAAGATCGTGTGGACAATCTCTACGCGCGCATCGGGACAACGGCACCCCACCTTTGCTTTGCCGGACACACCGACGTTGTGCCGACCGGCAACGCACGTGACTGGCAGGTTGGACCGTTCGAAGGCAAAGTCGAAGACGGTGTACTGTGGGGCCGCGGTGCCTCCGACATGAAGGGCTCCATCGCTTCTTTTGCTGCTGCTGCCGCAAACCACATTGCTGCCAATGGCACCGACGCAGGGTCCATCAGCTTCTTGATTACCGGCGACGAAGAAGGCCCGGCGGTCAATGGCACGATCAAGATGCTGGACTGGCTCGAGCGTCACGACGAACAGATTGATCACTGCATTGTAGGTGAACCGAGCAACCCCCATGAGCTGGGCGAAATGATCAAGATTGGCCGTCGTGGCAGCGTCAATATGGTCATCACGACGCAGGGCAAGCAGGGCCATGTGGCCTATCCCCATCTGGCAGACAATCCGGTTCCCCACCTTGTGGCGGCGTTGGCGGCTCTCGACGCGCTTGAGCTTGATCAGGGGACTGAGCATTTCCAGCCCTCCAATCTTGAGATCACGACCATCGATGTTGCCAACGACGCAACCAACGTCATTCCCGCAACGGCGCGCGCCCGCATCAACATCCGGTTCAACGACACGCATACCGGGGCCAGCCTGATTGAGCTTGTTGAAAAGACGGTTGCCGACATCGCCGAGGCGCGCGGTGCCACCATTTCAGTGTCCGCAAAGATTTCCGGTGAAAGCTTCGTCACGCAGCCAGGACCTTTTGTGGAGCTGGTGGCAAAGTCAGTGGAGAGCGTCGTTGGCCGGAGGCCGGAGCTGTCCACTACCGGCGGCACATCTGACGCCCGGTTCATCAAGAACCATTGCCCGGTGCTGGAATTCGGCCTTGTGGGCGAGACAATGCACAAGGTGGACGAACGCGTAGCGGTGCAGGACGTCGAAATGCTGGCTGCGGTGTACGCAACAGTCGTAGAGGGCTATTTCGCCAAAGCATCGGACTTTGCCGCTGAGCGGCAAGGGCGGCCATAG
- the murI gene encoding glutamate racemase, which translates to MSDPRPIGVFDSGVGGITVLKAIHDLLPNEDLVYLGDTARLPYGTKSADTVVRYATQAADALIARDIKLLVIACNTASAVGTPLLAEKFAPVPVIGVVEPGAEAAIAASRSGCIAIIATEGTVRGEAYPKAIHDRAPDAQVTQAAATVFVALAEEGWTSSAATREAARTYLHPLFAGETSPDTLVLGCTHFPVLSDAIRAELPQGVAMVDSATTTAQAVASALGDTSAPVDQKGTVKFLATDGAERFARVGRIFFGAEIDEQAIEIIDL; encoded by the coding sequence ATGAGTGATCCGCGCCCGATCGGTGTGTTTGACAGTGGTGTTGGCGGCATCACCGTGCTCAAGGCGATCCACGACCTTTTACCAAATGAAGACCTGGTCTATCTCGGCGATACCGCGCGCCTTCCCTACGGGACCAAGAGTGCAGATACGGTCGTGCGATATGCAACACAGGCGGCAGATGCGCTGATTGCTCGCGACATCAAGCTCCTCGTCATTGCGTGCAACACGGCAAGTGCGGTGGGCACACCGCTGCTGGCTGAAAAATTTGCGCCCGTGCCCGTGATCGGTGTGGTCGAACCCGGTGCGGAGGCTGCAATCGCTGCAAGCCGGTCCGGCTGCATCGCGATCATTGCCACTGAAGGAACCGTGCGCGGCGAGGCCTACCCAAAAGCTATTCATGATCGCGCACCCGACGCACAGGTAACCCAGGCAGCCGCCACGGTATTTGTGGCTCTTGCAGAAGAGGGCTGGACGTCATCAGCCGCCACCCGTGAGGCCGCGCGTACCTACCTACATCCCCTGTTCGCCGGAGAGACCAGCCCCGACACCCTGGTCCTTGGCTGTACGCATTTCCCGGTTTTGTCTGACGCCATCCGCGCAGAACTACCGCAAGGTGTGGCCATGGTGGATTCTGCAACCACAACTGCTCAGGCTGTTGCCAGCGCGCTGGGCGACACCTCAGCACCAGTTGATCAAAAAGGTACTGTGAAGTTCCTCGCTACGGATGGGGCCGAACGGTTTGCGCGCGTGGGCCGAATTTTCTTTGGCGCAGAAATCGACGAACAGGCCATCGAGATCATCGACCTCTAA
- the truA gene encoding tRNA pseudouridine(38-40) synthase TruA — translation MTQRYKLTIEYDGTPFVGWQKQDNGRGVQDAIADAILGFCGEHVTVAGAGRTDTGVHALGQVAHIDIERETDADTVRDAINFHLKPQPISILLAEAVSPDFDARFSAVKRHYLYRIINRRAPLTVDRHRAWQVPVPLDAQLMDEAAQQLVGKHDFTTFRAAQCQAASPVKTLDALDVRREGEAIVITARARSFLHNQIRSFAGTLKSVGEGKMSVRDVRAALEARDRSKCGPVAPPDGLYLMKVDYD, via the coding sequence GTGACGCAGCGCTACAAGCTCACCATTGAATATGACGGCACGCCCTTTGTTGGCTGGCAGAAACAGGACAATGGGCGCGGCGTGCAGGACGCCATTGCCGATGCCATTCTAGGCTTCTGCGGCGAGCACGTGACAGTTGCCGGGGCCGGACGGACGGACACCGGCGTCCATGCCTTGGGGCAGGTTGCGCATATCGACATTGAGCGAGAAACCGATGCTGACACGGTGCGAGATGCGATCAACTTCCATCTCAAGCCTCAGCCGATCTCCATACTTCTCGCTGAGGCCGTCAGCCCAGATTTCGACGCACGGTTCTCAGCCGTCAAACGTCACTACCTCTACCGCATCATCAATCGACGCGCGCCGCTGACGGTTGATCGGCACCGGGCATGGCAGGTGCCCGTGCCGCTTGATGCACAGCTCATGGACGAGGCCGCTCAACAACTGGTCGGGAAGCATGACTTTACGACCTTCCGTGCGGCCCAGTGCCAGGCTGCCTCTCCCGTCAAGACGCTGGATGCGCTTGATGTACGGCGGGAGGGCGAGGCGATTGTCATCACCGCGCGGGCTCGGTCGTTCCTGCATAACCAGATCAGGTCCTTTGCCGGCACACTGAAGTCCGTCGGCGAAGGCAAGATGAGTGTGCGGGATGTTCGTGCGGCCCTGGAAGCGCGGGACCGTTCGAAATGCGGACCGGTTGCGCCCCCCGATGGGCTCTACCTGATGAAGGTCGACTACGACTGA
- the fmt gene encoding methionyl-tRNA formyltransferase, translated as MRIAFMGTPDFSVPALSELIAAGHDVVAVYSQPPRKSGRGMTQTPTPVHAFAEAHGIEVRTPEKLKSPEEHQAFRDLDLDVAIVAAYGLILPQAILDAPRLGCLNIHASLLPRWRGAAPIQRAIMAGDNETGVAIMQMEAGLDTGPVLLAERTQIGPTETAGELHDRLSLIGAGLMVRALAALERDSLASTPQPDDGVTYAAKIDKAEARIDWTRSARELDCHIRGLAPFPGAWCEMAKEGKPQRVKILRAEPVARSGTAGTALDDALTIACGDGALKLHQVQRAGKGVQQADEFLRGFPVPAGTVLS; from the coding sequence CTGCGCATCGCCTTTATGGGTACGCCGGATTTTTCTGTCCCTGCGCTGTCGGAGTTGATTGCAGCCGGACATGACGTTGTCGCGGTTTACTCGCAGCCCCCACGCAAGTCCGGCCGGGGCATGACCCAGACGCCGACACCTGTGCATGCCTTTGCGGAAGCACACGGCATTGAAGTGCGCACACCTGAAAAACTGAAGAGCCCGGAAGAGCACCAGGCATTCCGCGATCTTGATCTCGATGTGGCTATTGTGGCCGCCTACGGGCTGATCCTCCCACAGGCCATTCTGGACGCCCCGAGGCTTGGGTGTCTGAACATCCATGCTTCCCTGTTGCCACGCTGGCGGGGGGCGGCCCCTATACAACGGGCCATCATGGCCGGGGACAATGAAACCGGCGTTGCCATCATGCAGATGGAAGCAGGGCTTGATACGGGGCCTGTCCTGCTGGCTGAGCGCACCCAGATTGGACCCACAGAAACGGCGGGCGAGTTGCACGATCGGCTGTCGCTTATTGGCGCAGGTCTGATGGTGCGGGCGCTGGCAGCGCTTGAGCGCGATTCACTCGCGTCCACGCCGCAGCCCGATGACGGCGTTACCTATGCCGCAAAGATCGACAAGGCTGAGGCCCGCATTGACTGGACACGGTCTGCGCGGGAACTGGACTGTCACATCCGCGGCCTCGCGCCCTTTCCCGGGGCCTGGTGCGAAATGGCAAAAGAAGGCAAGCCACAGCGCGTTAAAATTCTGCGCGCTGAGCCCGTGGCGCGCTCAGGGACCGCCGGCACGGCCCTTGATGACGCCCTGACCATTGCCTGCGGCGATGGTGCCTTGAAACTTCATCAGGTGCAGCGGGCGGGCAAGGGCGTTCAGCAGGCGGACGAATTTTTGCGTGGTTTTCCCGTGCCAGCCGGAACGGTCCTGTCGTGA
- the def gene encoding peptide deformylase produces MAIRKIITAPDPLLKQVSEPVEKVDDEIRALMDDMLDTMYDAPGIGLAAIQIGVPKRVIVIDISRDDAPAEPMYFANPEIIEKADETAPYEEGCLSVPELYEEVERPATCRLRYLDYQNELREIDCDGLLATCIQHEMDHLEGILFIDHLSRMKRSMMLKKLQKAKKLAATA; encoded by the coding sequence ATGGCCATACGCAAGATCATTACCGCACCCGATCCGCTCCTCAAGCAGGTCTCTGAACCCGTCGAAAAGGTGGATGATGAGATCCGCGCGCTGATGGATGACATGCTGGACACCATGTATGACGCGCCAGGCATCGGCCTTGCCGCCATCCAGATCGGTGTGCCCAAGCGGGTGATCGTGATTGATATCTCGCGCGACGATGCACCGGCGGAGCCGATGTATTTCGCCAATCCGGAAATCATCGAAAAGGCGGATGAGACAGCGCCCTACGAAGAAGGCTGTTTGTCAGTGCCGGAGCTTTACGAAGAGGTAGAGCGGCCGGCCACATGCCGCCTGCGCTATTTGGACTACCAGAACGAATTGCGCGAGATCGACTGCGACGGCCTGCTTGCCACCTGCATCCAGCATGAAATGGATCATCTGGAGGGCATACTCTTCATTGACCATCTGTCGCGCATGAAACGCTCCATGATGCTGAAGAAGCTGCAGAAGGCGAAAAAACTCGCTGCCACCGCCTAG
- a CDS encoding DNA recombination protein RmuC, with protein MDMVFVIAAAVLAALAGAGIVAFVMRKPVDTAAQERAERAAEAQEKALASLMDAQSQLSGRLAAMSDAQAKREAELSRTLNERLDHVSKRLGDGLEDNTKKTGETLTQLHTRLALIDEAQKKLGELSGQMVGLQDILANKQARGAFGEIQLQDLVTAALPPSAYAFQETLSNRARADCVIKLPNPPGSIAVDSKFPLESYRALVDAKTEDESTKAKRFFRDSMLKHVNDISAKYIIPGETADSALMFLPSEAVYAELHANFPATVEASFKAKVWIVSPTTLMATLNTVRAILKDAQMREQAHLIQAEVEKMLTDVTRLDDRVSKLSRHFGQAQEDIRQVSVSADKITKRGERIVGLEIGEEDTGPLVPSEGQRDLLAGE; from the coding sequence ATGGATATGGTTTTCGTCATTGCTGCCGCCGTTCTGGCCGCCCTTGCAGGGGCAGGCATCGTGGCATTTGTGATGCGAAAACCCGTGGATACCGCCGCTCAGGAACGGGCAGAAAGAGCGGCAGAAGCCCAGGAAAAGGCCCTGGCGAGCCTGATGGATGCCCAGTCTCAGCTGTCCGGTCGGTTGGCAGCCATGTCGGATGCTCAGGCCAAGCGCGAAGCAGAGCTGTCCCGCACCCTGAATGAGCGTCTGGACCATGTGTCCAAACGTCTAGGCGATGGCCTGGAAGACAACACCAAGAAAACCGGTGAAACCCTCACGCAATTGCACACCCGGCTGGCGCTCATTGATGAGGCTCAGAAGAAGCTCGGAGAACTGTCCGGCCAGATGGTGGGTTTGCAGGATATCCTGGCCAACAAGCAGGCCCGCGGCGCCTTTGGTGAAATACAGCTGCAGGATCTGGTCACCGCTGCGCTGCCGCCATCCGCCTATGCCTTTCAGGAAACCCTGTCGAACAGGGCGCGGGCGGACTGCGTTATCAAACTGCCAAATCCGCCCGGCTCGATCGCGGTCGATTCGAAGTTTCCTCTCGAATCCTATCGCGCGCTGGTCGATGCCAAGACCGAGGATGAAAGCACCAAGGCCAAGCGCTTCTTTCGCGATAGCATGCTCAAGCATGTGAACGATATCTCGGCCAAATACATCATTCCCGGCGAAACTGCGGACTCGGCCCTGATGTTCCTGCCGTCAGAAGCGGTCTATGCGGAGCTGCACGCGAATTTCCCGGCAACCGTTGAAGCAAGCTTCAAGGCAAAAGTCTGGATCGTGTCGCCCACCACCTTGATGGCAACGCTCAACACAGTGCGCGCCATTCTGAAAGACGCCCAGATGCGCGAACAGGCGCATTTGATCCAGGCAGAAGTCGAGAAGATGCTGACGGACGTGACGCGTCTTGATGACAGGGTGTCCAAACTGTCGCGCCATTTTGGTCAGGCGCAAGAAGACATTCGTCAGGTCAGTGTTTCTGCAGATAAGATCACGAAGCGTGGGGAGCGCATCGTCGGTCTGGAGATTGGCGAAGAAGATACGGGTCCACTCGTGCCGTCGGAAGGGCAGCGCGATCTTTTAGCGGGGGAATAA
- a CDS encoding alanine/glycine:cation symporter family protein encodes METLATLVGDVNSIVWGVPMLVLIAATGIFLMAGLLFMPLRKLFHAFGLLMSPQRLGDGDIPPQKALATALAATVGTGNIAGVATAIFLGGPGALFYMWVIALIGMATKYAEAVAAVSYREVDGRGMHVGGPMYYLRDGVGARFPAIGKILAFAFALFAAIAAFGIGNGVQSNSVAHALESSFGVEPLVTGLVMMVGVGLVLIGGIKRIADVAGALVPLMIILYVGAAAVILVINASAIPEAFGLIFKYAFEPVAAVGGFAGAAVAAAIRFGVARGVFSNEAGLGSAAIAHAAAKTDSPVTQGHVAMLGTFIDTIIVCTMTGLVIITSGLWTSGETGAALTSAGFASALPLGAEIVAVALAVFAFTTVLGWSYYGERSVQYLLGEKAIWPYRLLWILAIPVGALFDLGLIWLIADTLNAMMAIPNLIGLLILGPMIFAKTKEYWDNR; translated from the coding sequence ATGGAGACTTTGGCAACACTTGTTGGCGATGTGAATTCAATCGTCTGGGGCGTGCCGATGCTTGTGCTGATTGCAGCAACAGGCATTTTTCTGATGGCAGGCCTCTTGTTCATGCCACTTCGGAAACTGTTTCATGCGTTCGGCTTGCTCATGTCGCCGCAACGATTGGGCGATGGCGACATCCCTCCGCAAAAGGCATTGGCAACAGCCTTGGCGGCAACGGTTGGCACCGGTAACATCGCTGGCGTGGCAACCGCCATCTTCCTGGGTGGCCCCGGCGCACTGTTTTACATGTGGGTCATCGCCCTGATCGGCATGGCAACCAAATATGCGGAAGCCGTAGCGGCGGTGAGTTATCGCGAAGTTGATGGCCGCGGCATGCATGTGGGTGGTCCCATGTATTACCTGCGGGATGGTGTCGGCGCGCGCTTCCCGGCCATTGGTAAAATTCTGGCGTTTGCCTTTGCGCTCTTTGCAGCGATCGCCGCTTTCGGCATTGGCAATGGCGTGCAGTCCAACTCCGTCGCCCATGCTCTTGAATCAAGCTTTGGCGTTGAGCCTCTTGTCACCGGTCTGGTGATGATGGTGGGTGTTGGCCTGGTTCTCATCGGCGGCATCAAGCGTATTGCCGATGTGGCCGGCGCGCTGGTGCCCTTGATGATCATTCTGTATGTCGGCGCAGCCGCCGTCATTCTGGTCATCAATGCGTCAGCCATCCCTGAGGCGTTCGGACTTATTTTCAAATATGCCTTTGAACCAGTCGCCGCCGTGGGTGGTTTTGCTGGTGCCGCCGTTGCAGCCGCCATCCGCTTTGGCGTTGCGCGTGGAGTGTTCTCCAACGAAGCAGGCCTTGGTTCCGCAGCTATCGCTCATGCGGCGGCGAAGACGGACAGCCCCGTCACGCAGGGCCATGTTGCCATGCTGGGGACATTCATCGATACGATCATTGTTTGCACCATGACGGGCCTGGTGATCATCACTTCGGGCCTGTGGACGTCAGGTGAAACCGGAGCCGCGCTCACCAGTGCGGGCTTTGCATCTGCGCTGCCATTGGGCGCGGAGATTGTAGCTGTGGCATTGGCGGTCTTTGCCTTCACAACAGTGCTGGGCTGGAGCTATTACGGCGAACGCAGCGTTCAGTATCTGCTTGGCGAAAAGGCAATCTGGCCGTATCGGCTCTTGTGGATTCTGGCCATCCCGGTCGGCGCCCTGTTTGACCTGGGCCTCATCTGGCTCATCGCCGACACCCTCAACGCAATGATGGCGATCCCGAACCTGATTGGCCTCTTGATCCTTGGACCGATGATCTTTGCGAAGACCAAGGAATACTGGGACAACCGATAG
- a CDS encoding pyridoxamine 5'-phosphate oxidase family protein, which produces MAQQYDKLDERLHKMIAAQHIFFTATAAEGTRINISPRSTEWFRAIDDHTALYLDQTGSGNETAAHLPADGRMTIMMCSFDAAPMILRLYGKGDVIPYTHADYATLKTNYFDGREPAGARQIVRLRFDLVQTSCGYGVPHFAYESERDTLTKWAQDRSPDDMRAYRAKKNAKSIDGLPTWAASEAE; this is translated from the coding sequence ATGGCGCAGCAATACGACAAGCTCGACGAACGGCTGCACAAAATGATTGCCGCGCAGCATATCTTCTTCACGGCAACGGCTGCCGAAGGCACGCGCATCAATATCTCACCGCGCAGTACAGAGTGGTTTCGCGCGATTGATGACCACACCGCTCTTTACCTGGACCAGACCGGCAGCGGCAATGAAACGGCTGCTCATCTGCCAGCCGATGGACGGATGACGATCATGATGTGCTCGTTTGATGCAGCACCCATGATCCTTCGGCTCTATGGCAAGGGGGATGTGATCCCGTACACGCATGCAGACTACGCGACCCTCAAGACAAACTACTTCGATGGTAGGGAGCCTGCCGGTGCGCGGCAGATCGTCCGCCTGCGGTTTGATCTGGTGCAAACGTCGTGCGGCTATGGCGTTCCACACTTCGCCTATGAAAGCGAGCGGGACACGCTGACCAAGTGGGCCCAGGACAGGTCGCCTGACGACATGCGTGCCTACCGTGCCAAGAAGAACGCCAAGAGCATTGACGGTCTGCCAACCTGGGCAGCCAGCGAGGCGGAATAA
- the recR gene encoding recombination mediator RecR — protein MAGHSAGTEIEQLIQLLARLPGLGPRSARRAALQLLSKKETLMRPLADAISEAADHVLTCTTCGNLDTQDPCSICVDTRRDAGVICVVEHVADLWALERAGANSGQYHVLGGTLSALDGVGPDDLNIAGLVNRTMSGDIKEVVLAVNATVDGQATAHYIMDQLEGSGANVSQVAHGVPVGGELDYLDDGTLAAAMKARRPF, from the coding sequence ATGGCAGGGCACTCCGCAGGAACTGAAATTGAGCAGCTGATTCAGCTGCTCGCGCGCTTGCCGGGGCTCGGCCCTCGATCAGCACGCCGGGCAGCACTGCAGCTGCTTTCCAAAAAAGAAACGCTGATGCGGCCTTTGGCGGATGCGATCAGCGAAGCTGCGGACCATGTGCTGACCTGCACGACCTGCGGCAATCTTGATACTCAGGACCCCTGTTCGATCTGCGTTGACACACGGCGGGATGCCGGCGTGATCTGCGTTGTGGAGCATGTTGCAGATTTGTGGGCGCTTGAACGCGCGGGTGCAAACTCCGGTCAATATCATGTGCTTGGCGGCACGCTGTCTGCGCTTGATGGTGTCGGGCCAGATGATCTCAATATCGCAGGCCTTGTGAACCGCACCATGAGCGGCGACATCAAGGAAGTGGTGCTTGCAGTCAATGCCACCGTTGATGGGCAGGCCACCGCTCATTACATCATGGATCAGTTGGAAGGGTCTGGCGCGAATGTCAGCCAGGTGGCCCACGGCGTACCTGTTGGCGGCGAGCTGGACTATCTGGATGACGGCACACTGGCCGCAGCCATGAAGGCGCGGCGACCTTTCTAA
- a CDS encoding YbaB/EbfC family nucleoid-associated protein has translation MKNLTGLMKQAQEIQARMGEMQERVAALEVEGTSGAGLVTVTLRGKGELKGVKIDPSLMVADEVEILEDLLVAAHADAKARLDDKLQEEMKSVTGGMPLPPGFSL, from the coding sequence ATGAAGAACCTCACCGGTCTGATGAAGCAGGCCCAGGAAATTCAGGCCCGTATGGGCGAGATGCAGGAGCGCGTGGCGGCTCTTGAAGTAGAAGGCACATCCGGCGCCGGTCTTGTGACCGTCACACTTCGCGGCAAGGGCGAACTCAAAGGCGTCAAGATTGACCCGAGCCTGATGGTTGCAGACGAAGTTGAAATTCTTGAAGACCTGCTGGTTGCCGCCCACGCTGACGCCAAGGCGCGGCTGGATGACAAATTGCAGGAAGAGATGAAGTCGGTCACGGGCGGCATGCCATTGCCACCGGGCTTTTCTCTTTAA
- a CDS encoding DNA polymerase III subunit gamma/tau, translated as MGGEAKEPAKPSEYQVLARKYRPQTFDDLVGQEAMVRTLGNAFATNRIAHAFILTGVRGIGKTTTARILARALNYDGDGIDGPTIDMPKLGINCQEIMDSRHQDVMEMDAASRTGIGDIREIIESVRYAPTSARYKVYIIDEVHMLSNAAFNGLLKTLEEPPAHVKFIFATTEIRKVPVTVLSRCQRFDLRRLDTDAMSAHLANIAGKEGVSVDEGALALIGRAAEGSVRDGLSLLDQAIAHGTQGETISADGVRAMLGLADRGRVFDLFEHVMKGDVATALTELAAQYHDGADPAVVISDMAELTHWLTRLKLVEKAADDKTVSDMDRTRGLEMVAKLSVKSLARTWQMLLKGLGEVERAPWPLAAAEMVLVRLAYAADLPTPEELIKKLQNTPAPAAGTAPSSGAPASGGGSSAAISAGASSGPVRSVPSAPQSGPTMAQAAPAMDTAPAIQLQRFEDVVAMAEQKRDVMLQNALEHDVQLVNFAPGRIELAVLRGSGDIIQELSRKLSSWTNERWFVTQAKRDAEPVQPTIGETKKNAREAQMQAIRQEPLVKAALEAFPGAEIVEVRDLGADAAAEAADTPAPVESDDDVMDDDAPNTEDFI; from the coding sequence ATGGGCGGCGAGGCGAAAGAGCCCGCCAAACCTTCTGAATATCAGGTGCTGGCACGCAAATACCGCCCCCAAACCTTTGATGATCTCGTCGGCCAGGAAGCCATGGTGCGTACGCTGGGCAATGCCTTTGCGACCAACCGTATTGCCCACGCCTTCATTCTCACCGGCGTCCGCGGTATCGGCAAAACCACCACCGCCCGCATTCTTGCGCGCGCGCTCAACTATGATGGCGACGGCATTGATGGTCCGACCATCGACATGCCCAAGCTTGGCATCAACTGTCAGGAGATCATGGATTCGCGCCATCAGGACGTGATGGAGATGGACGCCGCGTCGCGCACCGGCATCGGCGACATCCGCGAGATCATTGAAAGCGTCCGCTATGCGCCAACGTCAGCGCGCTACAAGGTCTACATCATCGACGAAGTGCACATGCTGTCGAACGCGGCATTCAACGGGCTGCTGAAGACGCTTGAAGAACCGCCTGCGCATGTGAAGTTCATTTTTGCGACGACGGAAATTCGCAAGGTGCCCGTCACGGTGCTGTCTCGTTGTCAGCGGTTTGATCTGCGGCGGCTGGATACAGATGCCATGAGCGCGCATCTGGCGAATATTGCGGGCAAGGAAGGTGTGAGTGTCGACGAGGGTGCTCTGGCGCTTATCGGCCGCGCGGCTGAAGGCTCCGTGCGCGACGGGCTGTCGCTGCTGGATCAGGCCATAGCGCATGGTACGCAAGGCGAAACGATTTCTGCTGACGGCGTGCGGGCCATGCTGGGCCTGGCGGACCGTGGCCGTGTGTTTGACCTGTTCGAGCATGTGATGAAGGGCGATGTGGCAACCGCTCTGACTGAGCTCGCAGCGCAGTACCATGATGGGGCAGACCCGGCTGTTGTCATATCGGACATGGCAGAGCTCACTCACTGGCTCACGCGATTGAAACTGGTCGAGAAGGCCGCTGACGACAAGACCGTGTCCGACATGGATCGCACACGCGGGCTTGAGATGGTTGCCAAGCTCTCCGTCAAATCATTGGCGCGCACTTGGCAGATGCTTCTCAAGGGGCTGGGCGAAGTGGAACGGGCGCCATGGCCCCTTGCAGCGGCTGAGATGGTGCTGGTCCGCCTTGCCTATGCGGCAGACCTTCCAACGCCCGAAGAACTCATCAAGAAGCTGCAGAACACGCCAGCACCGGCTGCGGGCACAGCGCCATCTTCGGGTGCGCCTGCGAGTGGTGGTGGCAGTTCAGCTGCCATATCGGCGGGCGCGTCTTCCGGGCCGGTTCGTTCGGTACCGTCGGCGCCACAGTCGGGACCAACCATGGCGCAGGCAGCGCCTGCGATGGACACCGCCCCCGCCATTCAACTGCAGCGGTTTGAAGACGTCGTCGCGATGGCGGAACAAAAACGCGACGTGATGCTGCAAAACGCCCTTGAGCATGATGTTCAGCTCGTTAATTTTGCACCGGGACGCATCGAACTTGCTGTTCTGCGCGGCAGCGGCGACATCATTCAGGAGCTGTCACGCAAGCTTTCCTCATGGACAAACGAACGCTGGTTTGTGACGCAGGCCAAGCGCGACGCCGAGCCTGTTCAGCCGACAATCGGCGAAACCAAGAAGAACGCCCGTGAGGCCCAGATGCAGGCGATCCGGCAGGAGCCGCTTGTGAAGGCTGCGCTGGAAGCCTTTCCCGGGGCTGAAATTGTTGAAGTCCGAGACCTTGGTGCAGATGCTGCGGCCGAGGCGGCCGATACGCCGGCACCTGTCGAGAGCGATGACGATGTCATGGATGACGATGCGCCGAATACAGAGGATTTTATCTGA